DNA from Leptospira mayottensis 200901116:
ATTCCTTCTTTTGATTTGGTCCTTTTGGGACTAGGTGAGGATGGCCACATTGCGAGCTTATTTCCAGGTATGAATTTGTCTGAAGAAAAGGATACAATTGAAATTTACGACTCCCCTAAGCCTCCAAAAGAGAGAATAAGTTTGTCTTTAAGAAAAATTAATTCATCAGATTGTATTTTAATTATCGCAAAAGGAAGAAAGAAAAAGAAGATCATTGAAAGAATCAAGATGGGGGAAACTCTACCAGTTACTTCTCTTTTTCCTAAAAAGTCAATTGAACTCTGTTATTTTTACGACTGACCGCTTTCGTTAAATAGAAAGGATTTTTAAATGAAAAGGATTGTGAAAAATTATATTATTAAAATAGCTTCTTTTATTATTTTTCTCTTGAGAAAAACATCAATTGGAAGATTTATTTTGGAAGTTGTCATCCATAATTTGATGAATCACGTGATCGAAGTCGATCACAAAGGAAAGATGTTCTTTACTGCTCCGAATGACCTAAACCGATTTAGGGCATCGACGTTTTCCATTAAAGAACCAGATACTTTGGAGTGGATCGATCAAATATCGGAAAACGCTGTGTTTTGGGATATAGGTGCGAACGTCGGTTTATATTCCATCTATGCCGCGAAACAAAAGAATGCAAAGGTTTTTTCTTTCGAACCTTCTGTTTTTAACTTAGAACTGCTTGCAAGGAACGTCTTTTTAAATCGTGTCTCGGATCAAGTCGTTATCGTTCCTTTGCCTTTGTCGGATCGACTTTCAATCAATAAGTTGCGGATGACAAGTATGGAATGGGGAGGTGCTCTTTCTTCTTTTGGAGAATTGTTTGGTCATGACGGTAAGCCTTTGGGCCGAGTTTTCGAATACTCCTTGATCGGTCTGTCGATGGAAAATGCAATTCACGAATTGAGTATTCCTGCACCTGATTATATCAAAATGGATGTGGATGGAATCGAACATATTATCTTGAAGGGCGGGAGAAAAATTCTCAAGACAGTCAAAGAAATCCTGGTTGAGATCAACGAGGATTTTAATGAACAATATAAAATGAGTCGAACCATCTTAGAAGCAGCAGATTTCGTTTTAAAAAATAAAAAAGGTTCCTCAATTTCGAATACGGGCTCGTTTCAAAATACGTACAATCAAATTTGGATTCGAAGACATTGAGTGTCACCGTGTATTTTGTTTTAGCAATTAACTCTAAAAAAGGCAAATAAAGTTATGAATCTATTGGAAACAGCAAAGAGTTTTTCAAAAACATTTCAACAAGAATCCATTGAAGCGATTCAAAATTTGGATTTAGAAGCGATTGCACAGGTTGCGGTTACTCTGTATGAAGCGAAAGAAAACGGTAAGAACATATTTTTTTTCGGCAATGGAGGAAGCCATGGAATTGCATCTCATTTAGCCTGTGATTTTGGCAAAGGAACTAAAAACTTATCCAAGACGAATCAAAAGTATTATAAAGTTTTCGGATTGGATAACGCAGCCTGGCTCACCGCTCAAGCGAACGACGGCAAGGAACCATTTATTCTTGGAAACTATCCAGGAACTTATACGCACGGGTATGACGGAGTTTTTGTTGGACAAATGGAAAATTTCATCAATCCCGGAGACATCGCGTTCGGCATTTCCAGTTCAGGGAATAGTTCCAATGTGATTAACGCATTGTTATTCGCTAAAGAGAAAGGCGCTAAAACGATCGCAATGGTCGGCTTTGACGGAGGACAGGCGTTAAAGACCGCAGATATGGTATTATTTGTACCTTCTGCAAAAGGGAAGTATGGAATTGTAGAAGGAGTTCATGAGGTTATTCATCATTTGCTCTATGAGTTTGCGGTTTTGTTAGAAAAATAATATGAATTCAGTGAAGGAAAAACTTAAGTCTGGCGGATTTACGATTGGATCTTGGATGCAAATTCCAAATACTTCGATTGCGGAAATCTTAGGAAGTGCTGGTTTTGATTGGATTGCTTTGGATTTAGAACATGGTGTTTTTGGTCTGGATCTTCTTCCTGACATTTTTAGGGCGATCAAAATCGGCGGAAGTTTGCCCTTTGCACGAGTTGCTCAGAATCATTTGAAGGATATCAAACAGGCTTTGGATGCAGGTGCTAAAGGTATTGTCGTACCTATGATAGAAACTGCAGAACAAGTGGAAGATTTTCTGAAATGGAGTAGTTATCCTCCGGATGGAACGAGAGGAGTGGGCTATTC
Protein-coding regions in this window:
- a CDS encoding SIS domain-containing protein, whose translation is MNLLETAKSFSKTFQQESIEAIQNLDLEAIAQVAVTLYEAKENGKNIFFFGNGGSHGIASHLACDFGKGTKNLSKTNQKYYKVFGLDNAAWLTAQANDGKEPFILGNYPGTYTHGYDGVFVGQMENFINPGDIAFGISSSGNSSNVINALLFAKEKGAKTIAMVGFDGGQALKTADMVLFVPSAKGKYGIVEGVHEVIHHLLYEFAVLLEK
- a CDS encoding FkbM family methyltransferase — translated: MKRIVKNYIIKIASFIIFLLRKTSIGRFILEVVIHNLMNHVIEVDHKGKMFFTAPNDLNRFRASTFSIKEPDTLEWIDQISENAVFWDIGANVGLYSIYAAKQKNAKVFSFEPSVFNLELLARNVFLNRVSDQVVIVPLPLSDRLSINKLRMTSMEWGGALSSFGELFGHDGKPLGRVFEYSLIGLSMENAIHELSIPAPDYIKMDVDGIEHIILKGGRKILKTVKEILVEINEDFNEQYKMSRTILEAADFVLKNKKGSSISNTGSFQNTYNQIWIRRH